In one Streptomyces sp. T12 genomic region, the following are encoded:
- the cydD gene encoding thiol reductant ABC exporter subunit CydD, which yields MFHVKPIDPRLLRYARTTRLFLVAVVGLGAVGAVLVIAQAMLIAEAVVGAFEHGMSAAELRTPLLLLAAVAVGRAVIAWLTELAAHRASAAVKSELRGRLLERSAELGPGWLSGQRTGSLVALATRGVDALDDYFSRYLPQLGLAVVVPVAVLARIVTEDWVSAAIIVGTLPLIPIFMMLIGWATQSRMDRQWRLLSRLSGHFLDVVAGLPTLKVFGRAKAQAESIRRITGEYRRATMRTLRIAFISSFALELLSTLSVALVAVTIGMRLVHGEMHLYDGLVILVLAPEAYLPLRQVGAQYHAAAEGLSAAEEIFEVLETPVPASGTAAVPTGTVSFEGVSVRYPGRSADAVSDVNLAVEPGETVALVGPSGAGKSTLLNALLGFVRPAKGRVLVGGADLAELDLREWRSRIAWVPQRPHLYAGTIAENVRLARPDADDAAVRRALGDAGALEFVDALPGGVDTVLGEDGAGLSAGQRQRLALARAFLADRPVLLLDEPTAALDGATEAEVVEAVRRLAVGRTVLLVVHRPALLGVADRVVRLSEAAVPVRASALPEAPVPAAGRPVDLIDPIEREAHGGTAADEPQAPSDDAGAVPLTTRTRGVLARVRALSGPRRGRLVLALLLGSLALGSAVGLMATSGWLISRASQQPPVLYLMVAVTATRAFGIGRAVFRYAERLVSHDAVLRMLADTRVAVYRRLERLAPAGLRRTRRGDLLSRLVADVDALQDYWLRWLLPAAAATVVSAGAIGFTAWLLPEAGAVLAVGLLAAGAGIPLVTGAVARRAERRLAPARGVLATRVTDLLTGTAELTVAGALPSRTAEARRADGALTRIASRAATATALGDGLTALISGLTVAATALVGAQAVAEGRLGGVTMAVVILTPLAAFEAVLGLPLAVQYRQRVRKSAERVYEVLDAPEPVREPERSRQAPASPFPVAVRGLTARHAGQDRDALADLHLTLEEGRRIAVVGSSGSGKTTLAQVLLRFLDTDAGSYTLGGVDAYALDGDDVRRLVGLCAQDAHLFDSSVRENLLLAKKDATEAELRDALERARLLGWADSLPDGLDTLVGEHGARLSGGQRQRLALARALLADFPVLVLDEPAEHLDLPTADALTADLLAATEGRTTLLITHRLAGLDAVDEVVVLDAGRVVQRGTFAELAAVEGPLRRMVEREEEADLLVGAP from the coding sequence ATGTTTCACGTGAAACCGATCGATCCGCGTCTTCTCCGGTACGCCCGCACCACTCGCCTCTTCCTGGTCGCGGTCGTCGGCCTGGGCGCCGTCGGTGCGGTGCTGGTCATCGCGCAGGCGATGCTCATCGCGGAGGCGGTGGTAGGTGCGTTCGAGCATGGGATGTCCGCCGCTGAACTGCGCACTCCCCTGCTGCTGTTGGCCGCTGTAGCGGTCGGCCGCGCGGTCATCGCGTGGCTCACCGAGCTCGCCGCGCACCGGGCCAGCGCGGCGGTGAAGTCGGAGCTACGGGGGCGGCTGCTGGAGCGGTCGGCCGAGCTGGGGCCCGGCTGGCTGAGCGGACAGCGCACTGGTTCTCTGGTTGCCCTCGCCACGCGGGGAGTCGATGCCCTCGACGACTACTTCTCGCGCTATCTGCCGCAGCTGGGGCTCGCGGTGGTGGTGCCTGTGGCCGTGCTGGCGCGGATCGTGACCGAGGACTGGGTCTCGGCGGCGATCATCGTCGGCACCCTTCCGCTTATCCCGATCTTCATGATGCTGATCGGCTGGGCCACGCAGTCCCGGATGGACCGTCAGTGGCGGCTGCTGTCCCGGCTGTCCGGGCACTTCCTGGACGTCGTCGCCGGGCTGCCGACCCTGAAGGTGTTCGGGCGGGCCAAGGCGCAGGCCGAGTCGATCCGGCGCATCACCGGCGAGTACCGCCGGGCGACCATGCGGACACTGCGGATCGCCTTCATCTCCTCCTTCGCGCTGGAGCTGCTCTCGACCCTCTCGGTGGCACTGGTCGCCGTGACGATCGGCATGCGGCTCGTCCACGGCGAGATGCATCTGTACGACGGCCTGGTCATCCTCGTGCTGGCGCCCGAGGCCTACCTCCCGCTGCGTCAGGTCGGCGCGCAGTACCACGCGGCGGCCGAGGGGCTGTCCGCGGCCGAGGAGATCTTCGAGGTGCTGGAGACGCCGGTGCCGGCCTCGGGGACCGCGGCGGTGCCGACGGGGACGGTGTCGTTCGAGGGAGTCTCGGTCCGCTATCCCGGACGGTCCGCCGACGCCGTGTCGGACGTGAACCTCGCCGTCGAGCCCGGGGAGACGGTCGCACTCGTCGGGCCGAGCGGCGCAGGCAAGTCGACGCTGCTGAACGCGCTGTTGGGGTTCGTGCGGCCGGCCAAGGGGCGGGTGCTGGTCGGGGGAGCCGATCTCGCCGAGCTCGATCTGCGGGAGTGGCGCTCACGTATTGCCTGGGTGCCGCAGCGGCCGCATCTGTACGCCGGGACGATCGCCGAGAACGTACGGCTGGCACGCCCCGACGCGGACGACGCTGCCGTACGACGTGCGCTGGGGGATGCCGGGGCGCTGGAGTTCGTGGATGCGCTGCCTGGGGGCGTCGACACCGTGCTGGGTGAGGACGGGGCCGGGCTGTCCGCGGGGCAGCGGCAGCGGCTCGCGCTGGCCCGGGCGTTCCTCGCGGACCGGCCCGTACTGCTGCTCGACGAGCCGACGGCCGCGCTCGACGGGGCCACCGAGGCCGAGGTCGTGGAGGCCGTGCGCAGGCTGGCGGTGGGGCGGACGGTGCTGCTGGTGGTGCATCGGCCGGCGCTGCTGGGCGTGGCGGACCGGGTGGTGCGGCTGTCGGAAGCCGCGGTACCCGTGCGGGCAAGCGCACTGCCCGAGGCGCCCGTGCCCGCCGCCGGCCGCCCGGTCGACCTGATCGACCCGATCGAGCGGGAAGCACATGGCGGTACCGCTGCGGACGAACCTCAGGCCCCTTCGGACGACGCCGGGGCCGTGCCGCTCACGACTCGCACACGGGGCGTCCTGGCCCGTGTCCGCGCCCTGTCCGGTCCCCGGCGCGGCCGCCTCGTCCTCGCGCTGCTGCTCGGGAGCCTCGCGCTCGGCAGTGCCGTCGGGCTCATGGCGACCTCCGGGTGGCTGATCTCGCGGGCCTCGCAGCAGCCGCCGGTGCTGTATCTGATGGTGGCCGTGACGGCGACACGGGCCTTCGGTATCGGGCGGGCCGTGTTCCGGTACGCCGAGCGGCTGGTGTCGCACGACGCGGTGCTGCGCATGCTGGCCGACACCCGGGTCGCCGTGTACCGGCGGCTGGAGCGGCTGGCGCCCGCCGGACTGCGGCGCACGCGTCGGGGCGATCTGCTGTCGCGGCTCGTCGCCGACGTGGACGCACTGCAGGACTACTGGCTGCGGTGGCTGTTGCCCGCGGCTGCGGCGACCGTTGTGTCCGCCGGTGCCATCGGCTTCACCGCGTGGCTGCTGCCCGAGGCCGGTGCCGTGCTCGCGGTGGGGCTGCTGGCGGCCGGGGCGGGAATCCCGCTCGTCACGGGTGCCGTCGCCCGCCGTGCCGAGCGCAGGCTGGCCCCTGCCCGTGGAGTGCTCGCGACGCGCGTGACGGATCTGCTCACCGGCACCGCGGAGCTGACCGTCGCCGGCGCCCTGCCCAGCCGTACGGCCGAGGCGCGGCGGGCTGACGGGGCGCTCACCCGGATCGCCTCGCGGGCCGCCACGGCCACCGCGCTCGGCGACGGACTCACTGCGCTGATCTCCGGCCTCACCGTCGCCGCCACCGCCCTCGTGGGCGCCCAGGCGGTCGCCGAGGGGCGGCTGGGCGGCGTCACGATGGCCGTCGTCATCCTGACCCCCTTGGCTGCCTTCGAGGCCGTCCTGGGGCTGCCGCTCGCCGTGCAGTACCGGCAGCGGGTGCGCAAGAGCGCGGAGCGCGTGTACGAGGTGCTGGACGCCCCCGAGCCCGTACGGGAGCCGGAGCGGTCCCGGCAGGCGCCCGCTTCGCCCTTCCCCGTCGCCGTCAGGGGCCTGACTGCCCGTCACGCGGGGCAGGACCGGGACGCGCTCGCCGACCTCCACCTGACCCTGGAGGAGGGCCGCCGGATCGCCGTGGTCGGCTCGTCGGGGTCCGGCAAGACGACGCTGGCGCAGGTCCTCCTGCGCTTCCTGGACACGGACGCGGGCTCGTACACGCTGGGCGGCGTGGACGCGTACGCGCTGGACGGCGACGACGTACGGCGGCTCGTCGGGCTGTGCGCGCAGGACGCGCACCTCTTCGACAGCTCCGTGCGCGAGAACCTGCTCCTCGCCAAGAAGGACGCCACCGAGGCCGAACTGCGCGACGCCCTCGAGCGCGCCCGGTTGCTCGGCTGGGCCGACAGCCTGCCCGACGGGCTGGACACGCTCGTGGGCGAGCACGGGGCGCGGCTGTCGGGCGGGCAGCGGCAGCGGCTCGCGCTGGCCCGCGCACTGCTCGCCGACTTTCCCGTGCTCGTGCTCGACGAGCCCGCCGAGCACCTCGACCTGCCCACCGCCGACGCCCTCACCGCCGACCTGCTGGCCGCCACCGAGGGCCGCACAACTCTGCTCATCACCCATCGTCTGGCCGGTCTGGACGCGGTGGACGAGGTGGTCGTCCTGGATGCGGGGCGTGTGGTGCAGCGGGGGACGTTCGCGGAGCTGGCCGCTGTGGAGGGGCCGCTGCGGCGGATGGTGGAGCGGGAGGAGGAGGCGGATTTGCTGGTGGGGGCGCCGTAG
- a CDS encoding HAD-IIB family hydrolase produces MTSATRQPQTPAAAAVRPRLIATDLDGTLLQDDKSVSPRTVAALAAAEEAGIEVFFVTGRPARWMDVVSDHVHGHGLAICGNGAAVVDLHGGPGAHRFVKVRELARENALDAVRLLREAAPGTVYAVEQTYGFYQEPDYPKLHMEIPDERAPAEDLLAPDAPGAGEPVLKILAYHRTLDPDAFLTLARLAIGDRANVTRSSPSALLEISGPGVSKASTLALCCAERGISHEEVVAFGDMPNDVEMLTWAGQSYAMGNAHPDVVAAASGRTVANNEDGVAVVIEQLLAQRD; encoded by the coding sequence GTGACCTCAGCGACTCGACAGCCCCAGACCCCGGCCGCGGCCGCTGTCCGCCCGCGGCTCATCGCCACCGACCTGGACGGCACCCTTCTGCAGGACGACAAGTCGGTCTCCCCTCGCACGGTGGCCGCACTGGCCGCCGCCGAGGAGGCGGGCATCGAGGTGTTCTTCGTCACCGGCCGCCCGGCCCGCTGGATGGACGTCGTCAGCGACCACGTCCACGGTCACGGCCTGGCCATCTGCGGCAACGGCGCGGCGGTGGTCGACCTGCACGGCGGCCCCGGCGCCCACCGGTTCGTGAAGGTGCGGGAGCTGGCTCGGGAGAACGCGCTGGACGCCGTACGGCTGCTGCGCGAGGCGGCTCCGGGCACGGTGTACGCGGTGGAGCAGACGTACGGCTTCTACCAGGAGCCGGACTATCCCAAGCTGCACATGGAGATACCGGACGAGCGCGCGCCCGCCGAGGACCTCCTGGCGCCGGACGCCCCCGGGGCCGGCGAGCCCGTACTCAAGATCCTCGCCTACCACCGCACCCTCGACCCCGACGCCTTCCTCACCCTCGCCCGCCTCGCCATCGGCGACCGCGCCAATGTCACCCGCTCCAGCCCCAGCGCCCTGCTGGAGATCAGCGGCCCCGGCGTCTCCAAGGCCAGCACGCTCGCCCTGTGCTGCGCCGAGCGCGGTATCTCGCACGAGGAGGTCGTGGCCTTCGGGGACATGCCGAACGACGTGGAGATGCTGACCTGGGCGGGCCAGTCGTACGCGATGGGCAACGCGCACCCGGATGTCGTCGCCGCCGCGTCGGGGCGCACGGTCGCCAACAACGAGGACGGTGTGGCGGTCGTGATCGAACAGCTGCTGGCGCAGCGGGACTAG
- a CDS encoding M23 family metallopeptidase, giving the protein MCSYRRKRMLVPALLCALALLVAPSADATGDGKDTPGRDGGGNGGDVVLGAQVARLYEDAALATQRYEAGRQEAEVQRAKAQRIEALLERERRQIGVLHEDLGRIARAQYRSSGGMPLTAQLILARSPDQLMRGQHVFSQTNLAVNNAIEKNRRAEARLTADEAKAAAAWQTLDKRNAALAELKKGIEQKLEAARWQLQGQADASVAAGSCAGAVRLDQPQTDFTTEWVAPVESYELSAAFGSGGSRWANRHTGQDFAVPIGTPVRAVGDGRVARVSCGGAFGMEIVVRHVDGYYTQYAHLASSAVDQGERVDTGQWIGQTGTTGNSTGPHLHFEARVTAEMGSAVDPVPWLAARGVQVG; this is encoded by the coding sequence ATGTGCTCATACCGCCGCAAACGCATGCTCGTTCCGGCGCTGCTGTGCGCGCTCGCCCTGCTCGTGGCCCCGTCCGCCGACGCCACCGGCGACGGGAAGGACACCCCGGGCCGCGACGGCGGGGGAAACGGCGGTGATGTGGTCCTCGGTGCGCAGGTGGCGCGCCTGTACGAGGACGCGGCCCTGGCGACACAGCGGTACGAGGCGGGGCGGCAGGAGGCCGAGGTGCAGCGGGCGAAGGCACAGCGGATCGAGGCGCTGCTCGAACGCGAGCGGCGGCAGATCGGCGTCCTGCACGAGGACCTGGGCCGGATCGCGCGCGCCCAGTACCGCAGCAGCGGCGGGATGCCGCTCACCGCGCAGCTGATCCTCGCCAGGAGCCCGGACCAGCTGATGCGCGGGCAGCATGTCTTCTCGCAGACGAACCTGGCCGTCAACAACGCCATCGAGAAGAACCGTCGTGCCGAGGCCCGGCTGACCGCGGACGAGGCCAAGGCCGCAGCGGCCTGGCAGACCCTGGACAAGCGCAACGCCGCGCTCGCCGAGCTGAAGAAGGGCATCGAGCAGAAGCTCGAAGCGGCGCGGTGGCAGTTGCAGGGGCAGGCCGACGCCTCCGTGGCCGCCGGCTCCTGCGCGGGTGCCGTGCGGCTCGACCAACCGCAGACGGACTTCACGACCGAGTGGGTCGCGCCGGTGGAGTCGTACGAGCTGTCCGCGGCGTTCGGCAGCGGCGGGTCGCGGTGGGCGAACCGGCACACCGGGCAGGACTTCGCGGTGCCCATCGGTACGCCGGTGCGGGCGGTCGGGGACGGGCGTGTGGCCAGGGTGTCGTGCGGGGGCGCCTTCGGCATGGAGATCGTCGTCCGGCACGTGGACGGCTACTACACGCAGTACGCCCATCTCGCCTCCTCCGCCGTCGACCAGGGCGAGCGCGTGGACACCGGGCAGTGGATCGGCCAGACGGGCACGACCGGCAACTCCACCGGCCCGCACCTGCACTTCGAGGCGCGGGTCACTGCGGAGATGGGCTCGGCGGTGGATCCGGTGCCGTGGCTGGCGGCGCGGGGAGTGCAGGTGGGGTAG
- the cydB gene encoding cytochrome d ubiquinol oxidase subunit II codes for MELHDVWFVLIAVLWIGYFFLEGFDFGVGVLTKLLARSRPERRVLINTIGPVWDGNEVWLLSAGGATFAAFPEWYATLFSGFYLPLLLILVCLIVRGVAFEYRAKRPEENWQRNWEQAIFWCSLIPAFLWGVAFGNIVRGVKIDQSHEYVGNVLDLLNPYALLGGLVTLTLFTFHGAVFTALKTVGEVRERARTLALRVGLAAAVLALIFLLWTQVENGDGKSLVALVVAVAALVAALVANQAGREGWSFAFSGVTIVAAVAMLFLTLFPNVMPSSLNDEWSLTVTNASSSPYTLKIMTWCAVIATPIVMLYQGWTYWVFRKRIGTQHIAADAAAGASH; via the coding sequence ATGGAACTTCACGACGTCTGGTTCGTCCTGATCGCCGTCCTGTGGATCGGCTACTTCTTCCTGGAGGGCTTCGACTTCGGGGTCGGGGTCCTCACCAAGCTGCTCGCCCGTAGCCGGCCCGAGCGGCGGGTGCTGATCAACACCATCGGCCCCGTCTGGGACGGCAACGAGGTGTGGTTGCTCTCGGCCGGCGGCGCGACCTTCGCTGCTTTCCCCGAGTGGTACGCCACGCTCTTCTCCGGCTTCTACCTGCCCTTGCTGCTCATCCTGGTCTGCCTGATCGTCCGGGGCGTCGCCTTCGAGTACCGGGCCAAGCGGCCCGAGGAGAACTGGCAGCGCAACTGGGAGCAAGCCATCTTCTGGTGCTCGCTGATCCCGGCGTTCCTGTGGGGTGTGGCCTTCGGCAACATCGTGCGGGGCGTGAAGATCGACCAGAGTCATGAGTACGTCGGCAACGTTCTGGACCTGCTCAACCCGTACGCGCTCCTCGGCGGTCTGGTGACGCTGACGCTGTTCACCTTCCACGGTGCGGTGTTCACCGCGCTCAAGACCGTCGGGGAGGTCCGGGAACGGGCACGGACGCTGGCCCTGCGGGTCGGTCTCGCCGCCGCCGTGCTGGCGCTGATCTTCCTGCTCTGGACGCAGGTCGAGAACGGCGACGGCAAGAGCCTGGTCGCGCTGGTCGTGGCCGTCGCGGCGCTGGTCGCCGCGCTCGTGGCGAACCAGGCCGGGCGCGAGGGATGGTCGTTCGCGTTCTCCGGCGTCACCATCGTGGCCGCCGTGGCGATGCTCTTCCTGACGCTCTTCCCGAACGTCATGCCGTCCTCGCTCAATGACGAGTGGAGCCTCACCGTCACCAACGCCTCGTCGAGCCCCTACACGCTGAAGATCATGACCTGGTGCGCGGTGATCGCTACACCGATCGTCATGCTCTACCAGGGCTGGACCTACTGGGTGTTCCGCAAGCGGATCGGCACGCAGCACATCGCTGCGGACGCCGCTGCGGGGGCCTCGCACTGA
- a CDS encoding cytochrome ubiquinol oxidase subunit I, giving the protein MDLALAPETLARWQFGITTVYHFLFVPLTISLAALTAGLQTAWVRTEKEKYLRATKFWGKLFLINIAMGVVTGIVQEFQFGMNWSDYSRFVGDVFGAPLAFEALIAFFFESTFIGLWIFGWDKLPKKIHLACMWMVSIGTILSAYFILAANSWMQHPVGYRINEAKGRAELTDFWLVLTQNTALAQAFHTLSAAFLTGGAFMVGISAFHLVRKNHIREMKTSLRLGLVTVVIGGMLTAISGDVLGKIMYEQQPMKMAAAEALWDGEEPAPFSVFAVGDVDKGHNKVAIEIPGLLSFLAKDDFTSYVPGINDVNKAEQEKYGPGDYRPNIPVAYWGFRWMIGFGMASFAIGLVGLWLTRKKFMLPQHLRVGDDEVPHLVLLPKKALGPKLTKWYWRIAIWTLAFPLIANSWGWIFTEMGRQPWVVYGVLRTRDAVSPGVSQGEVLTSMIVFTTLYAILAVVEVKLLAKYVKAGPPELTEADLNPPTKIGGDDRDADKPMAFSY; this is encoded by the coding sequence GTGGACCTGGCTTTGGCGCCGGAGACTCTGGCGCGCTGGCAGTTCGGTATCACCACCGTCTACCACTTTCTGTTCGTCCCCCTGACGATCTCGCTGGCCGCCCTGACGGCCGGGCTGCAGACCGCCTGGGTGCGCACGGAGAAGGAGAAGTACCTCAGAGCAACGAAGTTCTGGGGCAAGCTCTTCCTGATCAACATCGCGATGGGCGTGGTCACCGGCATCGTGCAGGAGTTCCAGTTCGGCATGAACTGGTCCGACTACTCCCGCTTCGTCGGTGACGTCTTCGGCGCTCCACTCGCCTTCGAGGCTCTGATCGCCTTCTTCTTCGAGTCCACCTTCATCGGTCTGTGGATCTTCGGCTGGGACAAGCTGCCGAAGAAGATCCACCTGGCCTGTATGTGGATGGTCTCCATCGGCACCATCCTGTCGGCGTACTTCATCCTCGCGGCCAACTCGTGGATGCAGCACCCCGTCGGCTACCGGATCAACGAGGCGAAGGGGCGGGCCGAGCTCACCGACTTCTGGCTCGTGCTGACCCAGAACACCGCGCTCGCGCAGGCTTTCCACACCCTGTCGGCGGCGTTCCTCACCGGCGGCGCCTTCATGGTCGGCATCTCCGCCTTCCACCTGGTGCGCAAGAACCACATCCGCGAGATGAAGACCTCGCTCAGGCTCGGCCTGGTCACCGTCGTCATCGGCGGCATGCTCACCGCGATCAGCGGTGATGTCCTCGGCAAGATCATGTACGAGCAGCAGCCGATGAAGATGGCCGCGGCCGAGGCGCTGTGGGACGGCGAGGAGCCGGCGCCCTTCTCGGTCTTCGCCGTCGGCGACGTCGACAAGGGCCACAACAAGGTCGCCATCGAGATTCCGGGGCTGCTGTCCTTCCTGGCCAAGGACGACTTCACCTCGTACGTCCCCGGCATCAACGACGTCAACAAGGCCGAGCAGGAGAAGTACGGTCCCGGCGACTACCGGCCCAACATCCCCGTCGCCTACTGGGGCTTCCGCTGGATGATCGGCTTCGGTATGGCGTCGTTCGCCATCGGCCTGGTCGGACTCTGGCTGACCCGCAAGAAGTTCATGCTGCCGCAGCACCTGAGGGTCGGTGACGACGAGGTGCCGCATCTGGTGCTGCTCCCGAAGAAGGCGCTCGGCCCGAAGCTGACGAAGTGGTACTGGCGCATCGCGATCTGGACCCTGGCCTTCCCGCTGATCGCCAACTCCTGGGGCTGGATCTTCACCGAGATGGGCCGCCAGCCATGGGTTGTCTACGGCGTCCTGCGCACCCGTGACGCGGTCTCCCCCGGTGTCTCCCAGGGCGAGGTCCTCACCTCGATGATCGTCTTCACCACGCTCTACGCCATCCTCGCCGTCGTCGAGGTCAAGCTCCTCGCGAAGTACGTCAAGGCCGGTCCGCCTGAGCTGACGGAGGCAGACCTGAATCCGCCCACGAAGATCGGCGGCGACGACCGTGACGCCGACAAGCCGATGGCCTTCTCCTACTAG
- a CDS encoding RNA 2'-phosphotransferase, whose amino-acid sequence MDERRTVKVSKYLSKHLRHQPERIGLTLDEAGWVEIDTLIAAAAAHGFRFTREELDHVVAANDKQRFAIEGTRIRASQGHSIDVDLGLPPATPPPYLYHGTVAGSLDAIRAEGLRPMSRHDVHLSPDRETATRVGARRGRPVVLSVDAGAMHRDGHVFHISANGVWLTKAVPPEFLRFPESH is encoded by the coding sequence ATGGATGAAAGACGCACCGTGAAGGTGTCGAAGTACCTCTCGAAGCACCTGCGCCATCAGCCCGAGCGAATCGGGCTCACGCTCGACGAGGCCGGCTGGGTCGAGATCGACACGCTGATCGCCGCCGCGGCCGCGCACGGATTCCGGTTCACCCGGGAAGAGCTGGACCACGTGGTCGCCGCCAATGACAAGCAGCGCTTCGCGATCGAGGGCACCCGGATCCGCGCCAGCCAGGGCCACAGCATCGACGTCGACCTCGGACTGCCCCCGGCGACGCCACCGCCGTACCTCTACCACGGCACCGTGGCCGGCAGCCTCGACGCGATCCGCGCCGAAGGGCTGCGGCCCATGAGCAGGCACGACGTGCACCTCTCGCCCGACCGCGAGACCGCCACGCGGGTAGGGGCCCGGCGTGGCCGCCCAGTGGTGCTCTCCGTGGACGCCGGCGCCATGCACCGCGACGGCCATGTCTTCCACATCAGCGCGAACGGGGTGTGGCTGACGAAGGCCGTGCCACCGGAGTTCCTGCGCTTTCCCGAGTCGCACTGA
- a CDS encoding cyclophilin-like fold protein: MQTQTPLRIRISWPAGHLTAALDDTPTTQALAKALPLVSTARTWGEEVYFDTGVTVPRETNARQVVDPGTVAFWTDGDALALPYGPTPISRGDECRLASPCNVLGQIDGDPRLLATVRDGDPVRVELVDA; encoded by the coding sequence ATGCAGACACAGACACCCCTGCGGATACGGATCTCCTGGCCCGCGGGTCACCTCACCGCGGCCCTCGACGACACCCCGACCACGCAGGCCCTCGCCAAGGCCCTGCCCCTCGTCTCCACCGCCCGCACGTGGGGCGAGGAGGTCTACTTCGACACGGGCGTCACCGTTCCACGTGAAACCAACGCCCGACAGGTCGTCGACCCGGGCACGGTCGCCTTCTGGACGGACGGCGACGCCCTCGCCCTCCCCTACGGGCCCACACCGATCTCGCGGGGCGACGAATGCCGCCTCGCGAGCCCGTGCAACGTCCTCGGCCAGATAGACGGCGACCCGCGCCTGCTGGCGACCGTCCGCGACGGCGACCCCGTGCGCGTGGAACTCGTGGACGCCTGA
- a CDS encoding LLM class flavin-dependent oxidoreductase gives MSLRLSTVILPYRRWSEGGREAWQRAEQLGFHTAYTYDHLSWRSFRDGPWFGAVPTLTAAAAVTDRLRLGTLVTSPNFRHPVPYAKELVSLDDISGGRFTLGVGAGGSGFDATVLGQDPWTPRERADRFAEFVQLLDRLLTEDAVSYEGDFYSAHEARNIPGCVQRPRLPFAVAATGPRGLRLAARYGQAWVTTGDPKLYENGTPEQSIQAIRGQAEKLADACAEIGRDTADLDKILLTGFTPDRGRPLESLDAFVDFAGRHQELGFTEIVVHWPIPDSDFAADEKIFEQIAMEAAAQLR, from the coding sequence ATGAGTCTGCGCCTGAGCACCGTGATCCTCCCGTACCGTCGCTGGTCCGAGGGGGGCCGCGAGGCATGGCAGCGCGCGGAGCAGCTCGGCTTCCACACCGCGTACACCTACGACCACCTGTCCTGGCGCAGCTTCCGGGACGGCCCGTGGTTCGGTGCCGTGCCGACGCTGACCGCCGCCGCGGCCGTCACCGACCGTCTGCGGCTCGGCACTCTGGTGACCTCGCCGAATTTCCGGCATCCCGTGCCGTATGCCAAGGAGCTTGTCTCCCTCGACGACATCTCCGGTGGCCGCTTCACGCTCGGCGTCGGTGCGGGCGGCTCGGGGTTCGACGCCACCGTGCTCGGCCAGGACCCGTGGACGCCGCGCGAGCGGGCCGACCGGTTCGCCGAGTTCGTCCAGCTCCTGGACCGGCTGCTGACCGAGGACGCGGTGTCGTACGAGGGCGACTTCTATTCGGCGCACGAGGCGCGCAACATCCCGGGCTGTGTGCAGCGCCCCCGGCTGCCCTTCGCGGTCGCCGCGACCGGACCGCGCGGGTTGCGGCTCGCGGCGCGGTACGGGCAGGCGTGGGTGACCACGGGCGACCCCAAGCTGTACGAGAACGGCACTCCTGAACAGTCGATTCAAGCCATTCGTGGGCAGGCCGAGAAGCTGGCCGACGCGTGCGCCGAGATCGGCCGGGACACTGCCGACCTCGACAAGATCCTGCTCACCGGTTTCACCCCGGACCGCGGCCGCCCGCTGGAGTCCCTCGACGCGTTCGTGGACTTCGCGGGGCGCCATCAGGAACTGGGATTCACCGAGATCGTGGTCCACTGGCCGATCCCCGACTCGGACTTCGCAGCCGACGAGAAGATCTTCGAGCAGATCGCCATGGAGGCGGCGGCTCAGCTGCGGTGA